One Drechmeria coniospora strain ARSEF 6962 chromosome 01, whole genome shotgun sequence genomic region harbors:
- a CDS encoding adenylosuccinate synthetase: MTITVILGAQWGDEGKGKLVDIQSREAQLCCRAAGGSNAALTGRTVSGHLIKVDGVSYSFHLLPSGLMNPNCKNFIGSGVVFHIPTFFKELKELEEKGLTAVYDRILVSDRVNVLLDMHMAVDGLEEMELGGLSHGSDALSKEKQLMKTSDEAIGTTKRGTVPSKLHGGLFLSAGFAPLQALPYMNSRGIGPCYQTSRARTGIKLTDIFHPEIFEKKVKRLADGYQKRFGELFQYDIKAELARFEEYRTTMKKYVIDGVSFMTSAQQSDTKIVIEGANALMLDVDYGSYPFVTSSSTTLAGIIGGLTLNPKNITETVGVVKAYTTRVGCGAFKTEDTEEIGTKLQEIGREWGTSTGRRRRCGWLDLVVVKYSNSINYYTSLNLTKLDVLDTFETIKIAIAYKVDGEELDSYPADLDILERAEVVYHEMPGWQTPITNAKTYDDLPKKARDYVEYIEKFVGVKIKYIGTGPEREAMIQRA; the protein is encoded by the exons ATGACTATCACTGTCATTCTCGGGGCCCAATGGG GTGACGAAGGC AAGGGCAAGCTGGTTGATATCCAGTCCCGGGAGGCGCAACTCTGTTGCCGAGCTGCT GGCGGATCTAATGCAG CGCTGACCGGTAGGACGGTTTCAGGTCACTTGATCAA GGTGGACGGAGTCTCCTACAG TTTTCACCTCTTGCCCTCCGGCCTCATGAACCCGAACTGCAAGAACTTCATCGGCTCCGGTGTGGTCTTTCACAT CCCAACCTTCTtcaaggagctcaaggagCTTGAAGAGA AGGGCCTGACCGCGGTATACGACCGAATCCTTGTTTCTGACAGGGTCAATGTCCTCTTGGACATGCACATGGCAGTGGATGGTCTTGAAGAAATGGAGCTTGGAGGTTTGTCCCATGGTTCCGATGCTCTCTCCAAGGAGAAGCAGCTAATGAAAACCTCAGACGAAGCTATTGGAACAACAAAACGCGGTACTGTACCCTCGAAACTTCATGGTGGATTGTTCCTTTCTGCTGGTTTCGCCCCTTTACAAGCACTCCCATATATGAACAGCAGAG GTATTGGCCCATGCTACCAAACAAGCAGAGCG CGAACTGGCATTAAATTAACCGACATCTTCCATCCCGAAATTTTCGAAAAGAAGGTGAAGCGCTTAGCTGATGGCTATCAAAAGCGCTTTGGAGAACTGTTCCAGTACGACATAAAAGCTGAGCTTGCTCGTTTTGAGGAGTAtaggacgacgatgaagaaaTACGTCATTGACGGCGTGTCCTTCATGACATCCGCACAGCAGAGCGACACGAAAATTGTGATCGAAGGCGCAAAC GCACTGATGTTGGATGTTGATTATGGCTCGTACCCA TTCGTTACTTCCTCAAGTACCACGCTTGCTGGCATCATTGGTGGACTTACCCTAAACCCGAAGAATATTACCGAGACGGTTGGAGTAGTCAAGGCTT ACACCACCCGTGTCGGTTGTGGTGCCTTTAAGACCGAAGATACGGAAGA GATTGGCACCAAACTTCAGGAGATTGGACGCGAATGG GGCACGTCGACCGGCCGCAGACGCCGATGTGGATG GCTCG ACCTTGTTGTTGTCAAATACAGCAACTCAATCAACTACTACACCAGCCTTAATCTGACAAAG CTCGACGTTTTGGACACTTTCGAAACGATTAAGATTGCGATCGCTTATAAGGTCGACGGGGAG GAATTGGACTCTTACCCTGCGGATCTTGACATCTTGGAACGAGCTGAGGTGGTTTACCATGAGATGCCAGGGTGGCAAACGCCGATTACCAACGCGAAGACTTACGACGATCTGCCCAAGAAGGCTCGCGATTACGTGGAG TACATCGAGAAGTTTGTGGGAGTCAAG ATCAAGTACATTGGCACCGGTCCCGAGCGTGAGGCCATGATCCAGCGCGCCTGA
- a CDS encoding kinetochore protein nuf2, with protein MAYNPRMSIIPSSQQQNRSRKKEEEADAFMRLPDREIVGCITDIGINFTVADLQKPNPAHVQQIFEWFAELLLNATRETVEPAMRAAAEDVCGELADVVPPDTRNLMGFYVSLRRLLSECGITDFSFNDLYKPTYERLVKIFSYLINFVRFRESQTAVIDEHFNKTESAKSRIETLYTHNQDNEARLKEMRRNRKAMEALVREKTTRNEELKSRLLELRENQKRVAMRLEDAKQRKGELTNTLERKTQDMVTLKQESAKLRPYVLQSPSALQDNLAELREILNNEKAHIDALDRRARALQTSADSFTVVCSDVASCIKILDEIAAELAKEEEEMAKNAKQRDALSERGNSAREVERAEAMLKRQLAKWTERTEKLREHSSQKAQEAKEKMHELRAVHKKLTEEHTDKMKEMEVRKVRIEQTEKKMLDLKEKIEHEVHTAYDEYLKMEAHIKLYITEMEQTIS; from the exons ATGGCCTACAATCCGCGAATGAGCATCATCCCGAGCTCGCAGCAGCAGAACCGGTCGCGCAAGAAAgaggaggaagccgacgCGTTCATGCGCCTCCCCGACCGCGAAATCGTTGGCTGCATCACCGACATCGGCATCAACTTCACCGTCGCCGATCTTCAAAAGCCGAACCCGGCGCACGTGCAGCAGATCTTCGAGTGGTTCGCCGAGCTCCTTCTCAACGCGACGCGGGAGACGGTCGAGCCGGCCATGagggcggccgccgaggacgtctgcggcgagctcgccgacgtcgtgccGCCGGACACGCGCAATCTGATGGGCTTCTACGTGTCGCTCCGGAGGCTGCTGTCCGAGTGCGGCATCACCGACTTCAGCTTCAACGACCTCTACAAGCCGACGTACGAGCGGCTCGTCAAGATCTTCAGCTACCTCATCAACTTTGTCCGCTTCCGCGAGTCGCAgacggccgtcatcgacgagcaCTTCAACAAGACCGAGTCGGCCAAGTCGCGCATCGAGACCCTCTACACCCACAACCAGGACAACGAGGCGCGCCTGAAGGAGATGAGGCGGAACCGCAAGGCCATGGAGGCGCTCGTGCGGGAGAAGACGACGCGGAACGAGGAGCTCAAGAGTCGCCTGCTCGAGCTTCGGGAGAACCAGAAGCGCGTGGCCATGCGCCTCGAGGACGCGAAGCAGAGAAAGGGCGAGCTGACCAACACGCTGGAGCGCAAGACGCAGGACATGGTGACGCTGAAGCAGGAGAGCGCCAAGCTTCGGCCGTACGTGCTGCAGAGCCCGTCGGCCCTCCAGGAcaacctcgccgagctccggGAAATCCTCAACAACGAAAAGGCGCACATCGACGCGCTCGACCGGCGGGCGCGTGCGCTGCAGACGTCGGCCGACTCCTTCACCGTCGTCTGCTCCGACGTCGCCTCGTGCATCAAAATCCTCGACGAaatcgccgccgagctggccaaggaggaggaggagatggccAAGAACGCGAAGCAGCGCGACGCCCTCTCCGAGAGGGGCAACAGCGCGCGGGAGGTCGAgagggccgaggccatgctgAAGCGCCAGCTCGCCAAGTGGACGGAGCGGACGGAGAAGCTGCGAGAGCACAGCAGCCAGAAGGCGCAGGAAGCCAAGGAGAAGATGCACGAGCTGCGGGCCGTGCACAAGAAGCTGACGGAAGAGCACACCGACAAGATGAAGGAGATGGAAGTCCGCAAGGTGCGCATCGAGCAGACGGAGAAAAAG ATGCTTGATCTCAAGGAGAAGATCGAACACGAAGTGCACACAGCCTACGACGAGTACCTCAAGATGGAGGCGCACATCAAGCTGTACATTACGGAGATGGAGCAAACCATATCCTGA
- a CDS encoding Glycosyltransferase, ALG3, whose protein sequence is MSASSSPRYHDAWRLGLDMATGRHALSSCIPPILWLLDAALCGLIIWKIPYTEIDWVAYMEQVAQFVAGERDYSSIKGGTGPLVYPAAHVYTYTGLYYLTDGGKNILLAQQLFAILYMATLALVMLCYRQAKAPPYIFPLLILSKRLHSVFVLRCFNDCFAVFFLWLAIFCFQKKHWTMGSLAYSWGLGIKMSLLLVLPAVAIVLFLGRGFSGSLRLAWLMVQLQIVIAVPFLSHNWQAYLGRAFELTRQFKYEWTVNWRMLGEDLFLSRWLALALLAGHVIVLVIFIATRWLRPAATPLSVMIPALLKGESPFTRPQQQQVASRVTPAYVLTTVLSANVIGLVFARSLHYQFYAYLAWSTPYLLWKASPHPLLVFPLWLMQEWAWNVFPSTDASSTVVVNVLLTTVVLLYFGTAKEGKEGVGKDAAAAEAKNK, encoded by the exons AtgtcggcatcctcgtcgcccaggtACCATGACGCGTggcgccttggcctcgacatGGCGACAGGCCGACATGCGCTGTCCTCCTGCATCCCACCCATACTctggctcctcgacgccgccctctgCGGGCTCATCATATGGAAGATTCCCT ACACGGAAATCGACTGGGTCGCCTACATGGAGCAGGTCGCCCagttcgtcgccggcgaacGAGACTACAGCAGCATCAAGGGCGGCACCGGCCCGCTCGTCTATCCTGCCGCACACGTTTACACGTACACGGGGCTGTACTACCTGACCGATGGCGGAAAAAACATCCTGCTTGCCCAGCAGCTGTTTGCCATCCTCTACATGGCGACGCTGGCGCTCGTCATGCTGTGCTACCGGCAGGCCAAG GCCCCTCCCTACATCTTCCCCCTCCTCATCCTGTCCAAGCGGCTTCATAGCGTATTCGTCTTGCGATGCTTCAACGACTGCTTTGCCGTATTTTTCCTCTGGCTCGCCATCTTCTGCTTTCAGAAGAAGCACTGGACCATGGGCAGCTTGGCCTACAGCTGGGGTCTCGGCATCAAAATGTCactgctgctcgtcctcccggccgtcgccatcgtcctctTTCTCGGACGAGGCTTTTCCGGCAGCCTACGCTTGGCCTGGCTGATGGTGCAGCTCCAGATCGTCATTGCCGTCCCCTTCCTGTCCCACAACTGGCAGGCCTACCTCGGCCGCGCCTTCGAGTTGACGCGCCAGTTCAAGTACGAGTGGACCGTCAACTGGCGGATGCTGGGCGAGGACCTGTTCCTGAGCAGATGGCTGGCTCTGGCGCTGCTCGCTGGACATGTCATCGTCCTGGTCATATTCATTGCCACGAGATGGCTCCGACCGGCGGCCACGCCACTATCTGTCATGATTCCGGCTCTCCTCAAGGGCGAGTCTCCCTTTACtcggccgcagcagcagcaggtggcCAGCCGGGTGACGCCCGCCTACGTCTTGACGACCGTTCTGTCCGCCAACGTCATCGGCCTTGTCTTTGCCCGCTCCCTTCACTATCAGTTCTATGCCTACCTCGCCTGGTCGACGCCGTACCTGCTGTGGAAGGCATCGCCGCACCCGCTGCTCGTCTTTCCACTCTGGCTGATGCAGGAATGGGCTTGGAACGTGTTCCCGAGCACGGATGCGAgctccaccgtcgtcgtcaacgtTCTCCTCACCACCGTCGTCCTGCTGTACTTTGGCACCGCCAAGGAGGGAAAGgagggcgtcggcaaggatgcggccgcggccgaggcaaagAACAAATGA